The following coding sequences are from one Gemmatimonadaceae bacterium window:
- a CDS encoding pyridoxamine 5'-phosphate oxidase family protein: MPTTEKKLEELDDLIDGIETAMFTTRRADGHLVSRPMATQKRISGADLWFVTNTESTKLDEIQSDPNVNCAYYNSRTREWVSVSGVAHVSRDRHRIRSLYKPDWKIWFGDEGGKRDGGPEDPRIALIFVDADSVIYMKNDKPMPMILWEVIKARVTGRAAEIGDVREISGGELMD; this comes from the coding sequence ATGCCTACCACTGAAAAAAAGCTCGAGGAGCTCGATGACCTGATTGACGGCATCGAGACGGCGATGTTCACCACGCGCCGGGCTGACGGCCATCTCGTCTCGCGGCCGATGGCGACACAGAAGCGCATCTCCGGCGCCGATCTCTGGTTCGTCACGAACACTGAATCGACCAAGCTCGACGAGATTCAGAGCGACCCAAATGTGAACTGCGCGTACTACAATTCCCGCACGCGCGAGTGGGTCTCGGTGAGCGGCGTGGCGCACGTCTCGCGCGACAGGCACCGGATCAGGAGTCTCTACAAGCCTGACTGGAAAATCTGGTTCGGCGATGAGGGTGGCAAACGCGACGGCGGCCCCGAAGATCCACGCATTGCGCTCATCTTCGTTGATGCCGATTCGGTGATTTACATGAAGAACGACAAGCCGATGCCGATGATTCTGTGGGAGGTCATCAAGGCGAGAGTCACGGGACGCGCGGCGGAGATCGGCGACGTGCGGGAGATCAGCGGCGGCGAGCTGATGGACTGA
- the hslV gene encoding ATP-dependent protease subunit HslV, which produces MKRESSRIRSTRIRSTTILAVRRNGKVALGGDGQVTVGNTVMKSNAQKVRALRGGKLLAGFAGAAADAFTLFEKFEEKLERHPGNLPRAAVELAKDWRSDRVLRRLEALLAVTDAEHGFIISGTGDLIEPDDGILAIGSGGSYALAAARALVSNTELSAKEIVEQSLRIAGEICVYSNLNITVLEPVT; this is translated from the coding sequence ATGAAAAGGGAGAGTAGCAGGATTCGCTCCACCAGGATCCGGTCCACGACGATCCTGGCAGTCCGCCGAAATGGCAAGGTGGCCCTCGGCGGCGACGGCCAGGTTACGGTCGGAAATACGGTTATGAAGTCCAACGCGCAGAAGGTGCGAGCGCTGCGCGGGGGAAAGCTGCTCGCCGGATTCGCCGGCGCCGCGGCCGACGCGTTCACGCTTTTCGAGAAGTTCGAGGAGAAGCTCGAGAGGCATCCGGGAAACCTGCCAAGAGCGGCAGTCGAGCTGGCGAAGGACTGGCGGAGCGACCGCGTTTTGCGGCGCCTCGAGGCCCTTCTCGCCGTTACCGACGCCGAGCATGGCTTTATAATCTCCGGCACCGGCGATCTCATCGAGCCTGACGACGGCATTCTTGCCATTGGCTCCGGCGGATCGTACGCGCTTGCGGCCGCGCGCGCGCTGGTGAGCAACACAGAGCTTTCGGCAAAGGAAATTGTCGAACAGTCGCTTCGGATTGCGGGCGAGATCTGCGTGTACTCGAATCTCAACATCACGGTGCTCGAGCCGGTGACATGA
- a CDS encoding tyrosine recombinase XerC, which produces MSLKPADTAERPTVISPEVTDFLLHLEKERNVSAHTLKAYSRDLTEFTAYLRGYYGGGEWSWEGVDRLAIRGFLSHLTRRKLSKRTISRALSAVRSFYAYMHRNEEVESNPARGVNSPKLERHLPGYLDRTQIDLLFQSSELKAQEGRFTDVRNNAILELFYSTGMRLSELRGINRADIDLLSQQVKVRGKGRKERIIPVGDHAQLALRNYEVKRDEIVRTSLPKADRTAFFLSSRGKRMSVSAIQSAVTGFLDSIDEDSGLSTHSLRHSFATHLLDAGADLRAVQELLGHASISTTQIYTHTSVERLKEVYRKAHPRA; this is translated from the coding sequence GTGTCGCTGAAACCAGCTGACACGGCGGAGCGGCCCACAGTCATCTCGCCCGAGGTGACCGACTTCCTCCTTCACCTGGAGAAAGAGCGGAATGTCTCGGCACACACGCTCAAGGCGTACAGTCGCGACCTCACTGAGTTCACCGCTTACCTCAGGGGCTACTACGGCGGTGGGGAATGGAGCTGGGAGGGAGTCGATCGACTCGCGATTCGCGGATTTCTCTCACACCTCACTCGCCGAAAGCTGTCGAAGCGCACCATCTCGCGCGCTCTGTCCGCGGTTCGAAGCTTTTACGCGTACATGCATCGAAACGAGGAGGTTGAATCCAATCCGGCGCGCGGCGTGAACAGCCCGAAGCTCGAGCGCCACCTGCCCGGCTATCTCGACCGGACGCAGATCGACCTGCTCTTCCAAAGCTCCGAGCTGAAAGCGCAGGAGGGCCGCTTCACCGACGTGCGCAACAACGCGATTCTGGAGCTGTTCTACTCTACGGGAATGCGATTGTCCGAGCTGCGTGGAATCAACCGCGCCGACATCGATCTTCTGTCGCAGCAGGTAAAGGTGCGCGGGAAGGGCCGTAAGGAGCGCATCATACCAGTCGGCGATCACGCGCAGCTTGCACTGCGCAACTACGAGGTGAAGCGCGACGAGATCGTCCGCACCTCACTGCCAAAGGCCGACAGGACCGCTTTTTTTCTCAGCAGTCGCGGGAAGCGCATGTCGGTGAGCGCCATCCAGAGCGCCGTCACCGGTTTCCTCGACAGCATCGACGAAGACTCGGGATTGTCCACTCACTCGCTGCGCCACAGCTTCGCCACGCACCTTCTCGACGCCGGCGCCGACCTCCGCGCAGTTCAGGAGCTCCTTGGCCACGCCTCGATCTCGACAACGCAGATCTACACCCACACCAGCGTCGAGCGGCTCAAGGAAGTCTACCGGAAGGCCCACCCAAGGGCGTAA
- the hslU gene encoding ATP-dependent protease ATPase subunit HslU, with product MTSPRTLQALAKLAELTPRHIVAELDRYIVGQADAKKSVAIAMRNRWRRQRAPEAIREEISPNNIILVGPTGVGKTEIARRLAKLAGAPFIKVEASKFTEVGYVGRDVESMVRDLVESAMNMVRTERETEVEDLAHDRVDDRLLDLLLPVPADGKSAPAPEQANAAGGESPIFLVSSSGNVSQEVDVEKERYKRTREKLKQLLLDGQLESREVDIEVSQSAPMFDMMIPQGAPEGMENFSDMLQDMLPKRTKKRTVKVSEARRILLQQELDKLIDTEDVTADALERVESMGIIFLDEIDKIAGQRGPSMGGPDISREGVQRDLLPIVEGSNVQTKYGMVKTDHVLFIAAGAFHVAKPSDLIPELQGRFPIRVELKPLTEADFVRIMTEPENALTKQYAALVEADGAKLTFSTDGIAEIARIAAQVNDRMENIGARRLHTVMTTLLEEVLYELPDRGNGEIAVNAALVTERLKAIVEDEDLRRYIL from the coding sequence GTGACATCCCCGAGAACCCTTCAGGCGCTGGCCAAGCTCGCCGAGCTGACGCCTCGGCACATTGTCGCTGAGCTCGACCGTTACATCGTGGGCCAGGCCGACGCCAAGAAGTCGGTGGCAATAGCGATGCGGAACCGCTGGCGACGGCAGCGTGCGCCGGAAGCGATCCGCGAGGAGATCTCTCCCAACAACATCATCCTTGTCGGACCTACCGGTGTCGGAAAGACGGAGATCGCGCGTCGCCTGGCGAAGCTTGCCGGTGCGCCGTTCATAAAGGTCGAGGCGTCGAAGTTCACCGAGGTGGGCTACGTCGGTCGCGACGTCGAATCCATGGTGCGCGATCTCGTAGAGAGTGCGATGAACATGGTGCGCACGGAGCGTGAGACCGAGGTGGAAGATTTGGCTCACGATCGTGTCGACGATCGTCTGCTCGATCTTCTGCTGCCGGTGCCGGCAGACGGGAAATCCGCGCCGGCACCAGAGCAGGCAAACGCGGCCGGAGGCGAATCGCCGATTTTCCTCGTCTCGTCGAGCGGCAACGTCTCACAGGAAGTGGATGTCGAGAAAGAGCGCTACAAGCGGACCCGCGAAAAGCTGAAGCAGCTCCTGCTCGACGGTCAGCTCGAGTCGCGCGAAGTGGACATCGAAGTATCGCAGAGCGCGCCGATGTTCGACATGATGATTCCTCAGGGCGCGCCGGAAGGCATGGAGAATTTCTCGGACATGCTCCAGGACATGCTTCCGAAGCGCACGAAGAAGCGCACGGTAAAAGTGTCGGAGGCGCGCCGCATCCTGCTCCAGCAGGAGCTCGACAAGCTGATCGATACCGAAGACGTGACGGCTGACGCTCTCGAGAGAGTCGAGAGCATGGGGATCATCTTTCTCGACGAGATCGACAAGATTGCCGGCCAGCGCGGCCCGTCGATGGGCGGGCCCGACATCTCGCGTGAGGGCGTGCAGCGCGATCTGCTTCCGATCGTCGAAGGCTCCAACGTGCAAACGAAGTACGGAATGGTGAAAACCGATCACGTGCTGTTCATCGCCGCCGGCGCTTTCCACGTCGCGAAGCCGAGCGATCTGATTCCCGAGCTTCAGGGCCGGTTTCCGATCCGCGTCGAGCTCAAGCCGCTCACCGAGGCCGACTTCGTGCGCATCATGACGGAGCCGGAGAACGCGCTCACCAAACAGTACGCAGCGCTCGTCGAGGCCGATGGCGCAAAGCTGACATTCTCGACTGACGGAATTGCCGAGATCGCGCGGATCGCCGCGCAGGTGAACGACCGGATGGAGAACATCGGAGCGCGGCGCCTGCACACGGTGATGACGACCCTGCTAGAGGAGGTTCTATACGAGCTTCCCGACCGCGGCAATGGCGAGATTGCGGTGAATGCCGCGCTCGTGACGGAGCGTCTCAAGGCGATCGTCGAGGACGAAGATTTGCGCCGGTACATTCTCTAG
- the argF gene encoding ornithine carbamoyltransferase: MPADRARDFLAIPDYSRDELLKLFALAERMRDGSYTAKPLAGKSLAMIFMKSSTRTRVSFEVGTWQLGGHALFLSSRDVQLGRGEPVSDTARVLSRYVDGIMIRTFSQADVEELAKFATVPVINGLTDLLHPCQVLADVLTIIQELGSVDGKRVAWIGDGNNMANSWMNAAYRLGFDLTLACPEGYDPNGAILKRAQSAANVRVVREPSEAAEGADVVNTDVWASMGQEDEQAIRQKAFDGFRVDEKLMARAKKGAIFLHCLPAHRGEEVAPDVIDGPQSRVWNEAENRLHIQKAIMANLMGGVAL, translated from the coding sequence ATGCCTGCCGATCGCGCGCGAGACTTCCTCGCGATTCCGGACTACTCGCGCGACGAGCTGCTGAAGCTGTTTGCGCTTGCCGAGCGCATGCGGGACGGCTCTTACACGGCGAAACCGCTTGCCGGAAAGTCGCTGGCGATGATCTTCATGAAGTCATCGACGCGAACGCGTGTCTCCTTCGAGGTGGGCACGTGGCAGCTCGGCGGTCACGCGCTTTTCCTCTCGTCGCGAGACGTGCAGCTCGGCCGCGGTGAGCCCGTCTCCGACACTGCGCGCGTACTGTCGCGGTACGTCGACGGAATAATGATCAGGACTTTTTCGCAGGCGGACGTCGAGGAGCTTGCGAAGTTCGCGACCGTTCCCGTGATAAACGGGCTCACTGATCTGCTCCATCCATGTCAGGTTCTCGCCGACGTTCTGACGATCATTCAGGAGCTCGGCTCCGTCGACGGAAAGCGCGTCGCCTGGATAGGTGACGGCAACAACATGGCGAACTCGTGGATGAACGCGGCGTACCGGCTCGGCTTCGATCTCACGCTCGCGTGTCCCGAGGGATATGACCCCAACGGCGCGATTCTCAAGCGCGCTCAATCCGCGGCGAATGTTCGCGTCGTGCGCGAGCCAAGCGAGGCGGCGGAAGGCGCGGACGTGGTGAACACGGACGTGTGGGCCTCGATGGGTCAGGAAGACGAGCAGGCGATCAGGCAGAAGGCGTTCGACGGGTTCAGGGTGGACGAGAAGCTCATGGCGCGCGCGAAAAAGGGCGCAATCTTTCTTCATTGCCTTCCCGCGCACCGGGGCGAGGAAGTTGCTCCCGATGTAATCGACGGACCGCAGAGCAGGGTGTGGAACGAGGCCGAGAACCGGCTTCACATTCAGAAGGCGATAATGGCGAATCTCATGGGCGGAGTGGCGCTGTGA
- a CDS encoding cytochrome b/b6 domain-containing protein, whose product MGKARIHPVVRITHWVNAVALTIMVGSGLRIFNAYPAFARKGETFCCYPWEGQPIPNALTFGGWLAGARNWHFAMMWVLVVNAIIYLGFIYLHGEWRDLVPRKSFFRDSLEMMKYYLFLRKRHPVQGKYNALQRGTYFVLPIVGAVAVLSGIAIWKPVQLAPLTDLMGGYVWARYWHFLSMVALVALSAIHIFMVFAVDPYALRAITTGGYSPEKSPEARNARPFYNLFGRRKSKEPADAPPAPVPPARPAAPEPPSVPPVAIPHPSGGEAPAFPGPAIAPPSEPASAVPDGAEE is encoded by the coding sequence ATGGGCAAAGCTCGAATTCATCCTGTCGTCCGCATAACCCACTGGGTGAACGCCGTCGCGCTCACGATCATGGTGGGGAGCGGGCTCAGGATTTTCAATGCGTACCCGGCTTTCGCGCGGAAGGGCGAGACCTTCTGCTGCTACCCGTGGGAGGGTCAGCCGATTCCGAATGCTCTGACGTTCGGCGGTTGGCTGGCCGGCGCGCGAAACTGGCACTTTGCGATGATGTGGGTTCTCGTAGTCAACGCAATCATCTACCTCGGCTTCATCTACCTGCACGGAGAATGGCGGGACCTCGTCCCGAGGAAATCATTCTTTCGCGATTCGCTCGAGATGATGAAGTACTACCTGTTCCTGAGAAAGCGGCATCCGGTGCAGGGCAAATACAATGCGCTTCAGCGCGGAACGTATTTCGTCCTCCCCATCGTCGGAGCTGTGGCGGTCCTCAGCGGGATCGCGATCTGGAAGCCGGTTCAGCTTGCGCCATTGACCGACCTCATGGGCGGATATGTCTGGGCCCGCTACTGGCATTTCCTGTCGATGGTCGCGCTCGTCGCGCTGAGCGCGATCCACATCTTCATGGTCTTCGCCGTGGATCCTTACGCATTGAGGGCCATCACCACCGGCGGCTACAGTCCGGAGAAATCGCCCGAAGCGAGAAACGCGCGGCCGTTCTACAATCTGTTCGGGCGGCGAAAATCGAAAGAGCCCGCTGACGCTCCTCCCGCACCTGTACCTCCTGCACGACCTGCGGCACCGGAGCCGCCGAGCGTACCGCCGGTTGCTATTCCACACCCTTCAGGCGGAGAAGCGCCGGCGTTCCCCGGTCCGGCAATCGCCCCGCCATCGGAGCCGGCTTCCGCGGTGCCGGATGGAGCGGAGGAGTGA
- the gcvT gene encoding glycine cleavage system aminomethyltransferase GcvT produces the protein MTAQAEQGQALKRTPLTDTHAALGAKLVPFAGYVMPVQYPTGITAEHRAVREKCGLFDVSHMGEFIVRGPGAIDFVSYVTTNDVAGMAVGQAHYSTILNERGTIEDDCLVYRAADHLMMVVNASNAAKDLEHISRELDRFDATLEDVSDATALLALQGPEAARILRPLTDVELASVKYYHFSLGTVAGISDVVVARTGYTGEDGFELYFPNKHAVEIWNALLASGEVTPAGLGARDTLRLEIGMALYGNDIDDTVTPLEANLGWLVKLKKGEFVGREALVRQKEQGLTRKLVGFTTEERSFPRRGYPVFVNGEPSGEVRSGTMSPTLNIPIGTAYVPLASAGEGSELEIEIRGRRIPARVQKMPFYKNGSHL, from the coding sequence TTGACGGCGCAAGCAGAACAGGGGCAGGCACTTAAGCGCACACCGCTCACCGATACCCACGCAGCACTGGGTGCCAAGCTGGTACCCTTCGCGGGTTACGTGATGCCCGTGCAGTACCCCACCGGAATAACAGCTGAGCATCGGGCGGTGAGGGAGAAGTGCGGCTTGTTCGACGTAAGCCACATGGGCGAGTTCATCGTGCGGGGCCCGGGCGCGATTGATTTCGTGAGCTACGTCACGACGAACGACGTCGCCGGGATGGCGGTAGGCCAGGCCCACTACTCGACAATCCTCAACGAGCGCGGGACCATCGAGGACGACTGCCTCGTCTATCGCGCCGCCGACCATCTGATGATGGTGGTGAACGCGTCGAACGCCGCGAAGGACCTCGAGCACATCAGCCGCGAGCTCGACAGATTCGACGCGACGCTGGAGGATGTGAGTGATGCGACCGCGCTTCTTGCACTTCAGGGGCCCGAAGCGGCGCGCATTCTCCGGCCGCTCACCGACGTCGAGCTCGCCTCCGTGAAGTACTATCACTTCTCGCTCGGCACCGTCGCGGGAATTTCTGATGTCGTCGTGGCCCGCACCGGCTACACCGGAGAGGACGGCTTCGAGCTGTATTTCCCCAACAAGCACGCGGTCGAAATCTGGAACGCCCTTCTGGCGTCGGGCGAAGTCACTCCCGCCGGGCTAGGCGCACGCGACACGCTGAGGCTCGAGATCGGAATGGCGCTCTACGGCAACGACATCGACGACACTGTCACCCCTCTCGAAGCCAACCTCGGCTGGCTGGTAAAGCTGAAGAAAGGCGAATTCGTTGGACGCGAAGCTCTCGTTCGCCAGAAGGAACAGGGGCTCACGCGAAAGCTCGTCGGATTCACGACGGAGGAGCGCTCGTTTCCGCGCCGCGGTTACCCGGTGTTCGTGAATGGGGAGCCGAGCGGAGAAGTGCGGAGTGGCACGATGAGTCCGACGCTCAACATTCCCATCGGTACCGCTTATGTACCGCTCGCGTCTGCCGGCGAGGGTAGCGAGCTGGAGATCGAGATTCGCGGGCGAAGAATACCGGCGCGCGTTCAGAAAATGCCGTTCTACAAGAACGGCTCGCATCTCTAG
- a CDS encoding molybdopterin-dependent oxidoreductase has product MTIDRRKFMELTGAAAWSTLLAACDSRGPKGAEKLLRYAERKNESLERALFRHTAMDAPIAGTRLTGNALPSYFVSKTVPIWNEALRGRWALEVSGLVDRPLSLTLDDLQKLPRTTQRVNHYCVEGWTAIEEWTGVRLRDLARLAGAQPAAKYVDFQSFDSGYHESWDLESALHPQTVVAYGLDGRMLGPAHGAPARVYSPTKLGYKNTKYLTRIVFMPVRNGGYWSDQGYEWYAGV; this is encoded by the coding sequence GTGACAATCGATCGACGGAAGTTCATGGAGCTTACGGGCGCCGCGGCGTGGTCCACCCTGCTCGCGGCATGCGATTCACGCGGTCCAAAGGGCGCCGAGAAGCTCCTGCGATACGCCGAGCGAAAGAACGAGTCGCTGGAGCGCGCGCTTTTCCGCCACACCGCGATGGATGCGCCAATTGCCGGAACGCGTCTCACCGGGAACGCGCTGCCGAGCTATTTCGTGTCGAAGACGGTTCCGATCTGGAACGAGGCGTTGCGCGGACGATGGGCGCTCGAAGTATCGGGCCTGGTGGATCGTCCCCTCAGCCTGACGCTGGACGACCTCCAGAAACTGCCTCGCACGACGCAGCGAGTGAATCACTATTGCGTGGAAGGATGGACGGCCATCGAGGAATGGACGGGCGTCCGGCTCCGCGACCTCGCGCGTCTTGCCGGAGCTCAGCCCGCGGCGAAGTACGTCGACTTTCAGTCATTTGACAGCGGCTATCACGAGAGCTGGGACCTGGAGAGCGCGCTGCATCCGCAGACGGTTGTTGCCTACGGTCTCGACGGTCGGATGCTCGGGCCGGCGCACGGCGCGCCCGCCCGCGTGTACTCTCCAACAAAGCTTGGCTACAAGAACACCAAGTACCTCACCCGCATCGTTTTTATGCCGGTCCGAAACGGCGGCTACTGGAGCGACCAGGGATATGAATGGTACGCCGGGGTGTGA
- the trmFO gene encoding methylenetetrahydrofolate--tRNA-(uracil(54)-C(5))-methyltransferase (FADH(2)-oxidizing) TrmFO, protein MTANRYGYGQLETGNRVVHVVGGGLAGSEAAWQLAERGHSVALHEMRPVRTTLAHTTDKLAELVCSNTFKSTETSNAHGLLKAEMRVLGSMILECADAARVPAGSALAVDRDAFASAVTAKIALHPNLEVTREEVTTLEPNSIIATGPLTSDALADAIRERLGTSALAFYDAIAPIVSRESIDETIAFSASRYGRETMEGQGDEGAYLNCPMSKEEYDAFISALTTADQFHGHEFDEAPYFEGCMPVEVAASRGAETLRFGPMKPVGLQDSRSGKRPHAVVQLRREDRHGRMWNLVGFQTRLRIPEQQRVFRMIPGLANAEFLRYGSIHRNSYLNSPAALTSHLSLRDDPSVLFAGQITGVEGYTESSATGLLAGINLSRIIGGEEPVIPPPVTMLGALYRYMREADPSHFQPMNANFGLVDDLPEAIRDKKRKREMIAERALAAIAEWNESIESAVRVAETS, encoded by the coding sequence ATAACGGCCAACAGGTACGGGTACGGTCAACTGGAAACGGGCAACAGGGTTGTTCATGTAGTAGGCGGTGGGCTGGCCGGCTCGGAGGCAGCGTGGCAGCTGGCCGAGCGGGGCCACAGCGTCGCCCTGCACGAAATGCGTCCGGTGCGAACGACCCTCGCACACACAACGGATAAACTCGCCGAGCTGGTGTGCTCGAATACGTTCAAGAGCACCGAGACGTCCAACGCTCACGGCTTGCTGAAAGCCGAGATGCGGGTGCTTGGCTCGATGATCCTCGAGTGCGCCGATGCAGCGCGGGTTCCGGCGGGCAGCGCTTTGGCCGTCGACCGCGACGCTTTCGCCTCGGCAGTCACCGCGAAAATCGCGTTGCATCCCAACCTCGAAGTAACACGCGAGGAAGTCACCACCCTCGAGCCGAACTCCATTATCGCGACGGGTCCTCTGACTTCCGACGCTCTGGCTGATGCGATTCGCGAGCGGCTCGGGACGAGCGCCCTCGCGTTCTATGACGCTATCGCCCCGATCGTCTCGAGAGAGTCGATCGATGAGACGATTGCGTTTTCGGCCTCGAGGTACGGACGAGAGACGATGGAAGGCCAGGGCGATGAGGGCGCCTATCTCAATTGCCCGATGTCGAAGGAAGAGTACGACGCGTTCATCTCAGCGCTGACTACCGCGGATCAGTTTCACGGACACGAGTTCGACGAGGCTCCGTACTTCGAGGGGTGCATGCCGGTGGAGGTCGCGGCCAGTCGCGGTGCGGAAACGCTGCGCTTCGGGCCGATGAAGCCGGTCGGTCTGCAGGATTCGCGCAGCGGCAAGCGGCCCCACGCCGTAGTGCAGCTGAGGCGGGAGGACAGGCACGGCCGCATGTGGAATCTCGTCGGTTTCCAGACGCGACTGAGAATCCCGGAGCAGCAGCGCGTGTTCAGGATGATTCCCGGTCTGGCCAACGCGGAGTTTCTTCGCTACGGCTCGATTCACCGGAACTCCTACCTGAATTCTCCGGCGGCTCTCACCTCTCATCTCTCGCTGCGCGACGATCCAAGTGTTCTCTTCGCGGGACAGATCACGGGCGTCGAGGGATACACGGAAAGCTCCGCGACCGGCCTGCTGGCCGGCATCAACCTGTCGCGCATCATCGGCGGCGAGGAGCCAGTGATCCCTCCGCCCGTCACGATGCTCGGTGCGCTGTACCGCTACATGCGTGAGGCAGATCCCTCGCACTTTCAGCCGATGAATGCAAACTTCGGCCTCGTCGACGATCTGCCGGAGGCAATTCGCGACAAGAAGCGAAAGCGCGAGATGATCGCCGAGCGCGCGCTTGCGGCGATCGCCGAATGGAACGAGTCGATCGAAAGTGCTGTCCGTGTCGCTGAAACCAGCTGA
- a CDS encoding peroxiredoxin, which yields MERGREPASHSEGDNGESHGRSGAVTTAPPASGTDVIREGDAVPDFTLEADDGSMVSLRSFQGKNVVLFFYPKDNTSGUTKEACDFRDAFPRFGEIDAVVMGVSPDSAQSHRKFKQKNELPYLLLVDEGHRLADAFGIWKEKSLYGVKYMGVERTTVVVGRDGRVAKIFPKVQIAGQVQEVESAVRALD from the coding sequence GTGGAACGAGGCCGAGAACCGGCTTCACATTCAGAAGGCGATAATGGCGAATCTCATGGGCGGAGTGGCGCTGTGACTACGGCGCCTCCCGCGAGCGGCACCGATGTGATCAGGGAAGGCGATGCTGTCCCTGATTTCACGCTCGAGGCGGACGACGGGAGCATGGTGAGCCTGCGCTCTTTCCAGGGGAAGAACGTCGTTCTCTTTTTCTATCCGAAAGACAACACCTCCGGCTGAACGAAGGAAGCGTGCGATTTTCGCGACGCCTTTCCCCGGTTCGGGGAGATAGATGCGGTGGTGATGGGAGTGAGCCCTGACAGCGCTCAGTCGCACCGGAAATTCAAGCAGAAGAACGAGCTGCCGTACCTGCTGCTGGTGGATGAAGGCCACCGGCTCGCCGACGCGTTCGGTATCTGGAAGGAGAAGTCTCTGTACGGCGTGAAGTACATGGGCGTCGAGCGGACGACGGTGGTCGTGGGCCGTGACGGTCGCGTCGCGAAGATCTTCCCGAAGGTGCAGATCGCGGGACAAGTACAGGAAGTCGAGTCGGCGGTCCGTGCGCTTGATTGA
- a CDS encoding MogA/MoaB family molybdenum cofactor biosynthesis protein yields MRVSILTISDSVAAGERDDASGRAIGEWCAARGDSVARQETVGDDTPIIVARLAEWCDAGDTDVILTTGGTGLGVRDVTPEATRVVIEREAQGIAERIRVLSLESFPRTALSRGIAGVRGSTLIINLPGSPSGVRDGLAALDPIVDHACDVLSGRVTEHGSESAAR; encoded by the coding sequence ATGCGCGTATCGATTCTCACGATCTCCGATTCGGTCGCGGCGGGCGAGCGCGATGATGCGTCGGGCCGGGCGATTGGTGAATGGTGCGCGGCGCGGGGCGATTCGGTGGCGCGACAGGAGACCGTCGGCGACGACACGCCGATAATCGTCGCCCGGCTTGCGGAATGGTGTGACGCGGGCGACACGGACGTCATACTCACGACCGGCGGAACGGGGCTCGGCGTACGCGACGTGACGCCGGAAGCGACGCGCGTCGTGATCGAGCGCGAAGCGCAGGGAATCGCCGAGCGAATTCGCGTGCTCTCGCTCGAGAGCTTTCCGCGTACGGCGCTGTCGCGCGGCATTGCCGGCGTTCGAGGCTCTACGCTGATCATCAATCTTCCGGGCTCACCGAGTGGAGTGCGCGACGGTCTGGCGGCGCTCGATCCCATAGTCGATCACGCCTGCGATGTCCTCAGTGGACGAGTGACGGAGCACGGAAGCGAGAGCGCGGCGCGATGA